Genomic window (Magnolia sinica isolate HGM2019 chromosome 6, MsV1, whole genome shotgun sequence):
GCGGTCCAACTCCGTTCCTGACTTACCTCCACAAGCTGAAGCGCAGCAACCCTACTACGTTCTCTCCAAAGACATATCCCTTAATCCCTCTAACAAGACATGGATTCGGATATTTCGACCCCAGATTTTGACACCAATGGCCCCGCTCCCCATCATTATCTATTTCCACGGTGGCGGTTTCGTCATTGCCAGCGCTGCATCTGCTCTCTTCCACGTCGCATGCGAGCACATAGCCAGTCTTGTACCTGCCATCGTCCTTTCGGTCGAGTACCGACTAGCTCCCGAGCACCCTCTCCCCGCCGCGTACGATGATGCGATCGAGGCCGTCTGTTGGGTAAGAGACCAGGCCATCTCCGATCTCCACCGCGACACGTGGATGGCCCCCGATCTCGCTGATTTCTCGCGTTGTTTTCTCACGGGCTCAAGCGCCGGCAGCAACATCGTCTACCACGTGGCCCTGCGGGCGTTGGATCTGGACCCTCCGTTCAAGATTGCTGGAGCGATCGTGAACCAGCCCTTCTTCGGTGGGGTTCAGAGGACGGAATCGGAGCTGAGGATGGCCCAGGATCGGATCCTGCCCCTCCATTCCAACGACCTGATGTGGCGCCTGTCCTTGCCGGCTGGGGCCGACAGGGACCACGAGTTCTGCAACCCGATGACGCCCGGGTCCTACCACGATCGGGTCGGGTCTCTGCCGCCGTGCTTGGTGAAGGGGTACGGCGGGGACCCGCTCGTGGACCGCCAGCGCGCGTTCGTCAAGATGCTGGAAGATCGTGGGGTCCGTGCGGTGGGCCAGTTCGAGGAGGAAGGGAGCCACGGCGTTGAGTTTTTTGATCCAAAGAAGGCCCAGGACCTCTTTACGGACATCAGGGATTTCATCTCGTCAGTCAGCAGTGGGCTGTGAGTGTCCCTGCTTGAGGTTTGGTTGCCTAAGCGCACCCCTCCGCACGTGCCAACCTGGCGCGCTTGTGAggcatctgaaccgttcatgacATGCGCCGGATGTTGCAGAGGACGGTAGGCCTACTGCCACACTCCTGGATCATAACAACAGGATAGTTCTACAAAGAtaaaggggagcggattaggtgtttccctttctgtggggcccaccttgatgatgtgttgtatatccacgccgtccatcagtttctgtaGCTCATTTTAGACATGGTCCTAAAACATTACGAgccgatccaaatcttaggtggaccacaccagaggaaagagtggtgattgagtgcctcaccattaaaaattccagaAGGCCCATCGTAGAggttttcttaatgtttattttccatccaaccttttgataatgtcaagcagatatggatgaaaggaaaatacaaacatcagcttgatccaaaacttttgtgacccacacaaagtttttaatagtcattcatcgCTGTTActagtggtgtggaccacctgatattttTACCTACTTAACGTTTGGAATTGCGTCtgaaaatgagatttaaaaacaaatgaacggtgtggatataccacaaatacatcaaggtaggcccacatggTAAGGATAATCTGCTCCCTAAGATAAGATGGCTAGCAGTCCACATTCAGCAATAATGTTGTGTTCCCAATCATGTTGTATTTGGAATGACTTGGAATTCAAATCGCAATTGCACGTGAATTGAAATCCTTGTATGAATTTAGTATGTTGTAATTCGAATTGCAATTGAATTAAAATTTTATGTTGATGATTGTATTGCATTCGAATCTCTCGTCTATGAGAAGGTGAAGTTGATTAATTAAGgggttgtaatttttttttacttgTCAACACGCTTTAAAAGAATTTCAGGTATAATCGATTTATATGATATTCAGTTTGGCTTTTAAGTGATAATCTGTTTACACGTAAACAAATTATGTAATTGGCTAGCTTGTAAagtatttacaatgaataaagtatTCAAACCATGGgcttttcaaaatttacaaaaatcacataagaaagacttaatatttagaaatttttaatagttgatGTCTCATCATTCTCTCATGTGATCCATTTGATAACGGATGAACTGTTTTTTTAGAGCCACAAAAGcatcaatggtatggtccacctgataattggatttgattaattttttaaatcatgtactaaaatgaaccaaaaaaccaaaaaagaggATAAATGATGTGGACACAAAATAGATACAACAAGGGAGGCCCCACAGTATGGGCATCACTGTCTTGAGTGAGTCCAGGACTCtggggcctcacctaatccactcccttaaAAAAGAGCTAAAAAAGACATTTTACACACATGATACTGAATtcacatagaaaaaaaaaaaaaaaaaaagaagaagaagaagaagaagaagaaaaaaaaagaagaagaagaagaaagagagactATCATCGGATACATCCAAATACAAGCCGGCAAACGACACCTTATTCAAAGGCTAAGGCGCCCCACATCGACGCtagcgcggattagatactgacaaggtcagtagccaaatggctactaAAGCgatgtcaccaagctttgtgaaccccaccatgatgcctgtgttgcatccataccgtccaaccattcgtagatatcattttatggcatgagagaaagaatgagatagatttaaagttcaagtggacccaccacagaaaaccgtgagatcagtcacacccaccattgaaacattgatagggcccaccatgatgtaatttttaaatccaacctattcataagttaacatagacatagatgaagtgaaaacaaatatataagcttgatcggaaagttccgtggcccctaagggcccgtttggccgggtggattggaagggtttgaatggtattagggtggatggcatggatttctaggtaataatggtgttgtcagtggattgtctggagatccatgggattgatatatccctggattgctatatcctgtcTGGTTGGtgcgcctggccaatcccggttttaaactttctcatcccttctaatcccttaaaccaaacacgtcccaggcattTTTGAAGGATTAgtgtggatttgatgggatttaaatgtaatgatggtgatgtcagtggattgtcttgagatacctgggattcggatcagatcaccgactctgtttggcacgccaggccaatcccaggattttacttccaatcccttccaattccatccaatcccttccaatccgaccggccaaacgggccctaagaagttttgatcggtggatgtcactgtccctactgttttctatggtggggtccacttgaactttagatctatcttcttatttttctcatgccataaaacgatatctccaaatggatggacggtatggaaacaacacatgcatcatggaggaGTCCACGGAGCTTGGTGACCTCACGTCAGTAGCGACTTGGATACggaacttgtcagtatctaatccgcgcccgcttGGGACGGTGTGAACCCGAATTTCTACACCTAGGTTTACTGCACACATGTAAAGCCCTGCCCTTGGCTCATGCACACGCAACAGTGTCTCACGTGCAGGAAACatcctcgaaaaaaaaaaaaaaaaatggactcaTCAAATGTTTGTGCCAGATAGTGTGGCCACCTAACAGAGCatagatcttgcacacgtgttcaTATCTGCTTGATGTATGAGTACCATCCAACTGTTGTTCCTGTTGTAccctaattttgaaattttggttAAGCCAATAGGGAAATGACATGTGCCATTGAACGAGAGAGGAATGCGAGAGGAAGTCAAAGATCCTTCAGTGCCAGTTTGGGACATTGCATTAGAGTGAATTAGAAGGATGAAATTAAATTTAAGGTAATGAGAGGACGGTCAGTGGTTGTCCAAGAATTCCAGTGGATTGGAAGAGTCTGGGATGATCTGGGTATTCTGTTTGGATGGATAATGGGATTCAGCCCTCCTCCAGCTGTAAACTCGTGGAAGTGTTTAGAAATGCAAGCGTTTTTCAAAAGTGGGCATCCTTAGCATTGTtgcttcctacggtgtggtccactacagccTTGGATTTACCTTTGTTTTGGCCCAATTCTCTATACTAAATGGACCTTACGTACGGACAGTGTGGATCGAAGTTATATATCACGGTAGGCCGCTTGTGAGGCCGCCTGTGGTCCCATCCCGTATCCCATGTTGTATCAAGGGATGGGATAAGTCTGAAGGAAGAATTTCATGAATCCCTTAGGAGGCCGGTGCAGTTTACGAGGTGTTATGCGCCAAAGTAACATCCAGCCATCCAAACAGACCATTGGATATAAATTGGGATCAaatcccacttaataccatccAGTTCCGTCCAGTGCGTCGGGCCAAACACGCCCTCAAAGATTTTTAGCCCTTTTGGCAGGTTCACGGTTGACATAAATTTACTTTACACATCAAAGATGGTCAATAAAACATTATAATTGATCTACAAGAAGCGTGGTCGAGCTATTCAAGATATAAAATACAACCGAGGGTAGTAAAAACAAAACCTTGACCGACAGAAATGAAACAAGTAGCCAAAAGACGTTCAGATGAGGAACAGTAGCAAAAGAGAAACGTAACAAGAGAATGATCAAGAAAATTGCATTTTGACTACTGTAACCGTTGCAATAAATGGAACACGAATATGTATGAATAAGCAGcaacataaatttataaataacagAGGAAATCAACAAAGAAAAGAGTCTCacaccaatcaaaccaaacaaacaaatcttatcaatttactttatctcaactTATCCTAAAAGTAGAAGTAATTAAGTAATGTCAATTCTTAGTTagaatctttagttgtaatctaagtcAATGTTCCTACACTGGATTTATTATATATCCAATATcaagcagttctttcaagagatgcattaTTGCAGTCGCTCTTAGTGATCAATtgtgagtttttcattttctttaatttgcaCCGTTATTCTAAATGTCTTTTCTTATGAaaggcacaaagtaacccatctttgGATAAGAACCCAACTCTCTGATTATCTCCTACTCGTTATAAACTTCTGCAAATGGTCCAGTAACGGAGTAAGCGACCAGTCTTCTCATAATTTGGCCATATAATACATACTTATTTTGGCGCTTAAGGTCAAAGTTAATCGGTTTGGATCAAGCAGCCGCTGTATCGATTCTGGCACGCccgcataattaaaaacaaacctAGCAGCTATCACCAACCCGTCATTAGTTGAGCCCTCAATGTTAGGCAAATCTAGCCGGATCATTAACTTAGactggccacaccaaagggagtAATGAGGGACACTGAGGATGGACGCCCAATCTAGAAACTTCTAGATGGAATGCAGGGTCCACCACAACttgtatatgccatctaatccgcTCATCAGGTTCGCCCCACCAAGACCAAGGGACCCACCCAAAGTAGAAATACTTCAAATTTAGTTGGTCAACAACAAGTGAACATATTGGCTGTAGGCATTGGTTGGGCATTGCATGTGAAGAGTAATGGAAATCATTTGCAAGTTCTCAAAACCATACTGTATATGCCTATTTTCCTCATTTAGATATGTACACTTTTTTTCTGCATTTAATCAAATATTGATGAATGCGAGACAACCTAATCAGATGTTGATGACAAGGCTATgacaatgacaaccacgaccaccCATATGACATCAAACGACAATGAATGGTAGTCGAGGCACATGCAGCTCCTGAATTTTAGCTTGTATTTTATTTAGTAGATAGCAACGCGAAGTTGAATTGTATTTCTTTAATGCACTTATTTTATGTGAAATCATGTCTTTTTCAATCATCACAAAAAAATTCTTCATTTCGAGGGAAAGACACCTAAattagctcttgaaaagctattatAGACATTGATTGAATTCTCCcgtattattgaaatatctccgatattatcattatctccAGCTTGGCAATACCAATAACACCGGTAGTATTAGAAACTCCCAGCATTAACAATGTATTGCCAAGTACTACC
Coding sequences:
- the LOC131249339 gene encoding probable carboxylesterase 8, whose translation is MRSNSVPDLPPQAEAQQPYYVLSKDISLNPSNKTWIRIFRPQILTPMAPLPIIIYFHGGGFVIASAASALFHVACEHIASLVPAIVLSVEYRLAPEHPLPAAYDDAIEAVCWVRDQAISDLHRDTWMAPDLADFSRCFLTGSSAGSNIVYHVALRALDLDPPFKIAGAIVNQPFFGGVQRTESELRMAQDRILPLHSNDLMWRLSLPAGADRDHEFCNPMTPGSYHDRVGSLPPCLVKGYGGDPLVDRQRAFVKMLEDRGVRAVGQFEEEGSHGVEFFDPKKAQDLFTDIRDFISSVSSGL